One stretch of Paenibacillus sp. FSL R5-0341 DNA includes these proteins:
- a CDS encoding amidase domain-containing protein: MGLEREWKSALYTYVNQYNRCEIDYRPQTSERIVTDPDFVVERGERMARLDEWYRKRRAVPLRSETSAKLVRTLMDGQEEAVVDVQLYSRLFYEKSGITHREDRIERERLTFLRQSGGWIIGRVEREVPERRPAGEGRPFQQADFVQAMNRPLLNREVLGQGRSSRQQAYRRDLAVAYADRWWNAGNPAFEEFDVDCTNYVSQCLFAGGAPIHYTGRREAGWWYKGYVNGSEMWSYSWAVSNSLERYLSGSSWGLTATVVDRPEQLMLGDVILYDWDGDGRFQHSTVVTAFDAGGMPLVNAHTVSSRHRYWDYRDSYAWTERTVYRLFHIADEF, from the coding sequence ATAGGCTTGGAACGGGAATGGAAGAGTGCCTTATATACTTACGTGAACCAGTACAATCGCTGTGAGATCGACTACCGTCCACAGACCAGCGAACGGATCGTTACTGATCCTGACTTCGTGGTGGAACGGGGAGAGCGTATGGCAAGGCTGGACGAATGGTACCGTAAGCGGCGCGCCGTGCCTCTTCGCAGTGAGACCAGCGCCAAGCTTGTGCGCACGCTAATGGATGGACAGGAAGAAGCGGTGGTGGATGTACAATTGTACAGCAGACTGTTCTACGAGAAGAGCGGGATCACACACCGGGAGGACCGGATTGAGCGAGAGCGGTTAACCTTTCTGCGGCAGAGTGGTGGATGGATCATTGGACGGGTCGAGCGGGAAGTGCCGGAGCGTCGCCCCGCTGGGGAAGGACGTCCGTTTCAACAGGCCGATTTTGTACAGGCGATGAACCGGCCGCTGCTGAATCGGGAAGTTTTGGGTCAAGGCAGAAGCTCACGTCAGCAGGCATATCGCAGGGATCTGGCGGTTGCCTATGCGGATCGATGGTGGAATGCGGGGAATCCGGCATTTGAGGAATTTGATGTGGATTGCACCAATTACGTGTCCCAATGTCTCTTTGCAGGGGGCGCACCCATCCACTATACTGGTAGAAGAGAAGCTGGTTGGTGGTATAAAGGGTATGTAAACGGCTCCGAAATGTGGAGTTACAGCTGGGCAGTCTCCAATAGTCTGGAGCGTTATTTATCAGGCAGCAGCTGGGGTCTGACTGCAACAGTTGTGGATCGTCCTGAGCAGCTGATGCTGGGAGATGTTATTCTCTATGATTGGGATGGAGATGGGCGATTTCAGCATAGCACCGTTGTAACCGCGTTTGATGCGGGTGGTATGCCGCTGGTTAACGCACATACGGTTAGCAGCCGTCACCGATATTGGGATTACCGGGATTCTTACGCTTGGACGGAGCGGACGGTATACCGGCTTTTTCATATTGCAGACGAGTTTTAA
- a CDS encoding zinc ribbon domain-containing protein, whose translation MNVTVCQSCGMPLTTPAQFGTEADGSTTREYCIYCYKEGQFEQPGISLEGMTEMCTAILKDEGMDEESARSMLRNQLPFLKRWRTNTTDQHAESLVENSTTSAIPGQVTIHPLLSAQPVRYVTLPGKRLAGVSARTTNAIEISGKGCIQRLWNNYFASEHLPAPEATRYGCYADYTDGITGEYTILVGHEVSSDETLPEGFNDILLPPATYAVFTSRKGPMAEVVGEAWGAVWAWDKQSDRTFTGDFELYDERSLNPESVQVDIYIAVRQSR comes from the coding sequence ATGAACGTCACTGTATGTCAAAGCTGCGGCATGCCGCTCACAACCCCTGCCCAATTCGGAACGGAAGCAGATGGAAGCACAACCCGTGAGTACTGTATCTATTGTTACAAAGAGGGCCAGTTCGAGCAACCCGGTATTTCACTCGAAGGCATGACGGAGATGTGCACTGCCATTCTGAAGGACGAGGGCATGGACGAGGAGTCCGCTCGTTCGATGTTGCGAAACCAGCTTCCTTTTTTGAAACGTTGGCGCACGAATACAACGGATCAGCATGCAGAATCTCTGGTTGAAAACTCTACCACTTCTGCTATACCGGGTCAGGTTACAATCCATCCCTTGTTATCTGCCCAGCCCGTTCGTTATGTCACGCTCCCCGGCAAACGTCTTGCAGGCGTATCCGCCCGCACAACCAATGCCATTGAGATCAGTGGCAAAGGCTGTATTCAGAGACTCTGGAACAATTATTTTGCCTCAGAGCACCTCCCTGCACCTGAAGCTACCCGCTATGGCTGTTACGCGGATTACACGGATGGCATTACCGGAGAGTACACCATACTAGTGGGGCATGAGGTCAGCTCCGATGAAACATTACCTGAAGGATTCAATGATATTCTGCTCCCTCCTGCGACTTACGCCGTATTCACTTCCAGAAAAGGACCGATGGCAGAGGTTGTTGGCGAAGCATGGGGAGCCGTGTGGGCATGGGATAAACAAAGCGATCGTACGTTCACAGGAGATTTCGAATTGTATGATGAACGCAGTCTGAATCCTGAAAGTGTACAAGTCGATATATACATTGCCGTTCGCCAAAGTAGATAA
- a CDS encoding M15 family metallopeptidase, whose product MKKWGFLICIILIGYIVTQSPGWIQQKNELPIEIQNTRENPAGYTVSVTGNIQDQVHKGNLLLVDKQYPVHPEGVKSDIVYVAHEDDLLRGYGILDQKIMLSRQVAHEFQRMVEAAGEEGVRYFLVSSGYRDFEKQDELYREKGSDYALPAGHSEHNLGLSLDIGSSLAAMNEAPEGAWLEKNAWKYGFILRYPKDKVRITGIQYEPWHFRYVGLPHSAVMYKNNLVLEQYLDLLKEKENITVEVEGEEYHIRYYRAAQDTTVYIPEQGHTEISGDNMDGVIVTVKK is encoded by the coding sequence ATGAAGAAGTGGGGCTTTTTGATATGTATTATTTTGATCGGATATATCGTTACGCAATCACCGGGATGGATTCAGCAGAAAAATGAGCTGCCCATCGAAATTCAGAATACACGTGAAAATCCTGCAGGTTATACGGTATCCGTCACGGGAAATATTCAGGATCAGGTACATAAGGGAAACTTGTTACTGGTTGATAAGCAGTACCCCGTTCACCCGGAAGGGGTTAAATCCGATATTGTATATGTGGCACATGAGGATGATCTGCTTCGTGGATATGGGATACTGGATCAGAAAATCATGTTATCACGACAGGTGGCGCATGAGTTTCAGAGGATGGTTGAAGCAGCAGGCGAAGAGGGAGTCCGATATTTTCTCGTCAGCAGCGGGTACAGGGACTTTGAAAAGCAGGATGAGTTATATCGGGAAAAGGGTTCAGACTATGCACTTCCTGCGGGACACAGTGAGCACAATCTCGGGTTATCCCTGGATATCGGTTCCAGCTTGGCTGCCATGAATGAAGCGCCAGAGGGTGCATGGCTGGAGAAGAATGCATGGAAATACGGATTTATTTTGCGTTACCCGAAGGATAAAGTGCGTATCACGGGTATACAGTATGAACCATGGCATTTTCGATATGTAGGGCTGCCGCACAGTGCTGTCATGTATAAGAATAATCTGGTGCTGGAACAGTATCTGGATTTGCTAAAAGAGAAAGAGAACATTACTGTGGAAGTAGAGGGTGAAGAATACCATATCCGCTATTATAGGGCCGCCCAAGATACGACCGTTTACATACCTGAGCAAGGCCACACTGAAATATCGGGTGATAACATGGATGGAGTCATTGTCACCGTAAAGAAATAA
- a CDS encoding D-alanine--D-alanine ligase encodes MSMDKLKVGVVYGGKSGEHEVSLQTAFAVTNAFDYEKYELVPFYISKQGTWKKGPVMHAPFAQIEDLKLEQSAGGTQDALNALFGRLYGGAEALDVMFPLLHGTFGEDGTIQGMFEMADMPYVGAGVLASAGGMDKVVMKKLFAQAGIDQCAFTYFNATQWMQTEHEMIVQVEDQLGYPCFIKPANLGSSVGISKARNRDELKTAVEFALRYDTKVVIEEFVEAREVEVSVLGNDEPMASVPGEIVSSGEYYDYAAKYIDGQSQMLIPAPLDPEAADRIREAALQAFRAIEGNGISRADFFIRKTDGALLINEVNTMPGFTPYSMYPLLWRETGVSYAELLDRMIELALERYNRKQALNYENGVQA; translated from the coding sequence ATGAGTATGGATAAATTAAAAGTAGGCGTCGTGTACGGCGGAAAATCGGGCGAGCACGAGGTGTCGCTGCAGACGGCGTTTGCTGTAACGAACGCATTTGATTATGAGAAGTATGAACTGGTTCCTTTTTATATCTCCAAGCAGGGGACGTGGAAAAAAGGACCTGTCATGCATGCGCCGTTCGCACAGATTGAAGATTTGAAGCTGGAGCAATCGGCAGGTGGAACTCAGGATGCGCTAAACGCACTGTTTGGCCGTTTGTATGGCGGAGCGGAAGCGCTGGACGTTATGTTCCCTCTGCTGCATGGTACATTTGGTGAAGATGGTACCATTCAGGGCATGTTCGAGATGGCGGATATGCCATATGTAGGTGCAGGTGTACTCGCTTCAGCTGGTGGCATGGACAAAGTGGTCATGAAGAAGCTGTTCGCACAGGCTGGCATTGACCAATGTGCCTTTACGTATTTTAACGCGACACAATGGATGCAGACAGAGCACGAGATGATCGTACAGGTCGAAGATCAGCTAGGGTATCCTTGTTTTATCAAACCGGCAAATCTGGGCTCCAGCGTAGGTATCTCCAAAGCTCGTAACCGTGATGAGTTGAAAACAGCTGTCGAGTTTGCACTTCGGTATGATACGAAGGTTGTCATTGAAGAGTTTGTTGAAGCACGCGAGGTTGAGGTCAGCGTCCTTGGCAATGACGAGCCTATGGCTTCCGTTCCAGGCGAGATCGTATCTTCCGGTGAGTATTACGACTATGCAGCCAAGTATATTGATGGTCAATCCCAGATGCTGATTCCGGCTCCACTGGACCCTGAGGCCGCAGATCGCATTCGCGAAGCAGCATTACAGGCGTTCCGTGCAATTGAAGGTAACGGTATTTCCCGTGCGGACTTCTTCATTCGGAAAACAGACGGCGCATTACTTATTAATGAAGTCAACACGATGCCTGGTTTCACACCGTACAGCATGTATCCACTCTTGTGGCGTGAGACAGGTGTATCTTATGCTGAGCTACTGGATCGCATGATTGAGCTGGCACTGGAGCGTTACAACCGCAAGCAGGCACTGAATTACGAGAACGGCGTACAGGCGTAG
- the acnA gene encoding aconitate hydratase AcnA: MSAKNHFSAARSLEVGGKSYRYYSLDALQEGGHGDLSRLPFSIKVLLEAAIRQFDGRAITEEHVKQLTGWADGRDNNKEIPFIPARIVLQDFTGVPVVVDLAAMRDTVKKAGGDPKQINPLVPVDLVIDHSVMVDAFGTNDALDYNIQVEFERNEERYRFLRWAQTAFNNFRAVPPSTGIVHQVNLEYLASVAATKTVDGETVVFPDSLVGTDSHTTMINGLGVVGWGVGGIEAEAGMLGQPLYFVTPDVIGFKLTGSLSEGATATDLALTVTQLLRKKGVVGKFVEFYGPGLANIGLADRATVANMAPEYGATIGFFPVDSETLNYLRSTGRPDEQVELVEAYYKAQGMFRTSSTVDPEFTDVIELDLGSVVPSLAGPKRPQDRIELTQMKESFNSIIRTPVDKGGYGLSDEKIEQTVPLKHPNGSSSELKAGAVVIAAITSCTNTSNPSVMVGAGLLAKKAVERGLTKPGYVKSSLTPGSLVVTEYLEKAGLITYLDKLGFNVAGYGCATCIGNSGPLPDEVSEAIAENDMTVAAVLSGNRNFEGRVHAQVKANYLASPPLVVAYALAGTVNIDFETDPIGYDTNNEPVFLKDLWPSSEEIKDTIASSLNAQMFRNKYENVFTANERWNAISVPEGELYEWDPNSTYIQNPPFFQEIGDKLNDIADIRSARVMALLADSVTTDHISPAGNIAVSSPAGLYLKEHGVERKDFNSYGSRRGNHEVMMRGTFANIRIRNQVAPGTEGGITKYLPTDEEMSIYDASMKYQDEGQNLIVIAGKEYGTGSSRDWAAKGTFLLGVKAVIAESFERIHRSNLVGMGVMPLQFQEGHGWSSLGLNGRETYDITGLSNDVKPGQELKVTVTREDGTQFDFPVIARLDSMVDVDYYHNGGILQTVLRQMMKKA, encoded by the coding sequence ATGTCAGCAAAGAATCATTTCTCCGCCGCTCGCAGTCTTGAGGTTGGAGGCAAGTCTTACCGCTACTACAGTCTCGATGCTCTTCAGGAAGGCGGCCACGGCGATCTTTCCAGGCTCCCTTTCTCCATTAAAGTGTTGCTTGAAGCAGCAATTCGTCAATTCGACGGACGTGCCATTACCGAAGAACACGTAAAACAACTGACCGGCTGGGCAGATGGCCGTGACAATAACAAGGAAATTCCATTCATCCCTGCACGTATCGTTCTGCAGGATTTCACCGGGGTACCGGTTGTCGTTGACCTCGCTGCAATGCGTGATACTGTGAAAAAAGCAGGCGGCGACCCGAAACAGATCAACCCGCTCGTACCCGTCGATCTCGTTATCGACCACTCCGTTATGGTTGATGCTTTCGGCACCAACGATGCACTTGATTACAATATCCAAGTCGAGTTCGAGCGTAATGAAGAGCGTTACCGCTTCTTGCGTTGGGCACAAACGGCTTTCAACAACTTCCGTGCAGTTCCACCATCCACAGGGATCGTTCACCAGGTTAACCTGGAGTATCTGGCTTCCGTGGCAGCAACGAAAACGGTGGACGGCGAGACCGTTGTATTCCCGGATTCCCTCGTAGGTACAGACTCCCACACCACCATGATCAACGGACTTGGCGTTGTTGGTTGGGGTGTTGGTGGAATCGAGGCCGAAGCAGGCATGCTGGGTCAACCGCTTTACTTTGTAACACCGGACGTTATCGGTTTCAAACTGACAGGCAGCCTGAGTGAAGGCGCAACAGCAACGGATCTGGCACTGACCGTTACCCAATTGCTTCGTAAAAAAGGCGTTGTTGGTAAATTCGTTGAGTTCTACGGACCAGGTCTTGCCAACATCGGTCTGGCTGACCGTGCAACAGTAGCCAACATGGCACCAGAGTACGGAGCTACCATCGGCTTCTTCCCTGTCGATAGTGAAACGTTGAACTATCTGCGCAGCACTGGTCGTCCTGACGAGCAGGTTGAATTGGTTGAAGCTTACTACAAAGCTCAAGGCATGTTCCGTACTTCCAGCACCGTTGATCCTGAATTCACAGATGTAATTGAACTGGATCTCGGCTCTGTTGTACCAAGTCTTGCAGGACCAAAACGTCCACAGGATCGCATCGAGCTGACACAAATGAAAGAAAGCTTCAACAGCATCATCCGTACACCTGTAGATAAAGGCGGCTACGGTCTGAGCGATGAGAAAATCGAACAAACCGTACCTTTGAAGCACCCGAACGGTTCCTCTAGTGAACTGAAAGCAGGCGCTGTTGTGATCGCGGCGATCACAAGTTGTACGAATACTTCGAATCCAAGTGTTATGGTCGGAGCGGGACTGCTGGCGAAAAAAGCAGTTGAACGCGGCTTGACCAAACCAGGATATGTGAAAAGCAGTCTGACACCAGGTTCCCTTGTTGTTACCGAGTATCTGGAAAAAGCAGGCCTGATCACGTACCTCGACAAACTCGGATTCAACGTTGCCGGCTACGGTTGTGCAACATGCATCGGTAACTCCGGTCCACTGCCGGACGAAGTGAGCGAAGCTATTGCTGAGAACGATATGACCGTAGCGGCTGTATTGTCCGGTAACCGTAACTTCGAAGGCCGTGTGCATGCACAAGTTAAAGCAAACTACCTGGCATCTCCACCACTCGTTGTGGCATATGCACTTGCAGGTACAGTGAATATTGACTTTGAAACCGATCCAATCGGTTATGATACGAACAATGAGCCTGTATTCCTGAAAGACCTCTGGCCTAGCTCCGAGGAAATCAAGGATACCATCGCTAGTTCCCTGAACGCTCAGATGTTCCGCAACAAGTACGAGAACGTATTTACAGCTAATGAGCGTTGGAATGCAATCTCTGTACCGGAAGGCGAATTGTACGAGTGGGATCCGAACTCCACGTACATTCAGAACCCTCCATTCTTCCAAGAGATTGGCGACAAATTGAACGATATTGCAGATATCCGTTCTGCACGCGTGATGGCATTGCTTGCGGATTCCGTAACAACGGACCATATCTCGCCAGCAGGTAATATTGCCGTATCCAGCCCGGCTGGACTGTACTTGAAAGAGCATGGCGTAGAGCGCAAAGACTTTAACTCCTACGGTTCACGCCGTGGTAACCATGAAGTAATGATGCGTGGTACGTTCGCCAACATTCGTATTCGTAACCAGGTGGCTCCGGGCACCGAGGGCGGTATTACGAAGTACCTGCCAACGGACGAAGAAATGTCCATCTACGATGCTTCCATGAAGTATCAGGATGAAGGACAGAACCTGATCGTTATCGCAGGTAAAGAGTATGGTACAGGAAGCTCCCGTGACTGGGCGGCAAAAGGAACATTCCTGCTCGGCGTCAAAGCCGTTATCGCAGAAAGCTTCGAGCGGATTCACCGCAGTAACCTGGTCGGCATGGGCGTAATGCCATTGCAATTCCAGGAAGGTCACGGCTGGTCCAGCCTCGGCCTGAACGGACGTGAAACGTATGACATTACTGGCCTCAGCAATGATGTGAAGCCAGGACAAGAGTTGAAAGTTACCGTAACTCGTGAAGACGGTACACAGTTCGACTTCCCTGTCATTGCTCGTCTGGACAGCATGGTTGACGTGGATTACTACCATAATGGCGGTATCCTGCAAACCGTATTGCGTCAAATGATGAAAAAAGCTTAA
- a CDS encoding VanZ family protein, with translation MKHNNQKKTKHYILWIAVFIIYLYLLTKLILFKGSPVDFGIVKDRLMAFLQQPDMVHTRTVNLTPFQEISRDWNSLSLHRPGTAIHLVGNILAFIPLGIFIPVLTGNKLFSGVKVLLLSLLLSLGYEVTQLVTGMGIFDVDDLMLNTLGGLIGYIVFTMAMGLKRVLVGGESRVTTKKLNSKESHV, from the coding sequence ATGAAGCATAACAACCAGAAGAAAACCAAACATTACATCCTTTGGATTGCCGTTTTCATTATCTATTTATATCTGTTGACGAAGCTGATCCTGTTCAAAGGAAGTCCAGTCGATTTTGGCATCGTGAAGGATCGACTGATGGCGTTCTTGCAACAACCGGATATGGTCCATACGCGAACCGTCAACCTGACGCCATTTCAGGAAATCTCACGAGACTGGAATAGCCTGTCTTTACATCGTCCAGGTACCGCAATCCATCTGGTAGGCAATATACTGGCTTTTATCCCACTCGGCATCTTCATTCCTGTGTTAACGGGCAACAAGTTATTCTCTGGCGTAAAGGTACTCTTGCTGTCTCTGCTGCTCAGTCTAGGCTATGAAGTGACACAGTTAGTGACGGGCATGGGCATATTCGATGTGGATGATCTGATGCTCAATACGCTCGGCGGCTTGATTGGATATATTGTTTTCACTATGGCCATGGGTCTGAAAAGGGTGTTGGTGGGAGGAGAATCCCGCGTGACGACGAAGAAGTTAAATTCTAAGGAAAGTCATGTGTAA
- a CDS encoding YafY family protein: MKLERLLAIVVLLINRGRVQAKDLADTFEVSIRTIYRDIDTLGQAGIPVVTYQGASGGIGLAEGYRLDRNVLTDKDLASIVTALRSVSTSHANAARELLVEKLSSIVPEAKNDDFQANTNRFIVDYSTWTHPEALQIKLQLIEQGMDQLRPVTFTYCSAEGAQTHRTADPHTIVLKKHSWYLYAFCHERNQFRMFKLVRMQDVTLADERFERKVINPQDRPWQQEWTRPGNQAGLTLKFHARVRHIAEEWFGIENVIPDGTGYYISQVAFPEDAWLYGFILGFGADVEVLEPQHIRDEICRIAGQIVQNYIPPTQT, translated from the coding sequence ATGAAACTGGAGCGTTTGTTAGCTATCGTAGTTTTGCTCATCAATCGTGGACGAGTACAAGCCAAAGACTTGGCAGATACGTTCGAAGTATCCATTCGGACCATCTATCGGGACATCGACACATTGGGCCAAGCTGGCATTCCGGTGGTGACGTATCAAGGGGCAAGTGGTGGCATTGGTTTGGCTGAGGGCTACCGTCTGGATCGAAACGTGTTAACAGACAAGGACCTCGCTTCCATCGTCACGGCGCTGCGCAGTGTATCCACCTCTCATGCCAATGCGGCACGTGAGCTTCTGGTGGAAAAACTCAGCAGTATCGTGCCTGAAGCCAAAAATGACGATTTTCAGGCCAACACCAATCGTTTCATCGTTGATTATTCGACTTGGACGCATCCCGAAGCCCTGCAAATCAAGCTTCAACTTATCGAGCAGGGCATGGATCAATTACGGCCCGTCACCTTTACGTACTGCAGTGCAGAAGGTGCACAGACTCACCGAACTGCCGACCCTCATACCATCGTGCTCAAGAAGCATTCCTGGTACCTGTATGCCTTTTGCCACGAGCGGAATCAATTTCGCATGTTCAAACTCGTACGCATGCAAGATGTCACACTTGCTGATGAGCGCTTCGAGCGTAAAGTAATCAACCCACAGGACAGACCCTGGCAGCAGGAATGGACCCGCCCAGGCAATCAGGCTGGGTTAACCTTGAAATTCCATGCTCGCGTTCGTCATATTGCGGAAGAATGGTTTGGGATCGAGAACGTCATCCCTGATGGGACTGGATATTATATCAGCCAGGTTGCTTTTCCCGAGGATGCCTGGTTATATGGGTTCATTCTGGGCTTCGGCGCAGATGTTGAGGTATTGGAACCTCAGCATATTCGGGACGAGATCTGCCGTATCGCCGGGCAAATTGTACAAAATTATATACCTCCGACTCAAACCTGA
- a CDS encoding HAMP domain-containing sensor histidine kinase, whose amino-acid sequence MTKRRSFRTTMIMLLGLSMLSSGVVTFIVYRLLQMYYAGVRREDPLAEYRNIMRSIGDIYVFMLLFIPLAILFFYLFTRPYVTYFKEISAGINHLANGDFQHRVQISSKDELGTIAEDVNLASEKLREAVERGDFAENSKDQLVVNLAHDLRTPLTSVLGYLDLLMKDDQLTEEQVKHFTSIAFTKSQRLEKLIDDLFEITRMNYGMLPINKTQLDLSELLKQMNEELYPVFEKNQLVARLKIDTDLTVSGDGELLARVFENLLINAARHGKDGMYVDINGYRDAEQIIIQVINYGGHIRPEELPHIFDMYYTGDRARTPQEGGTGLGLFIARNIVEQHDGTISAQSDVVRTLFEVRLPVFQ is encoded by the coding sequence ATGACTAAGCGAAGAAGTTTTCGGACAACCATGATTATGCTGCTCGGTCTGAGCATGTTGTCTTCTGGCGTCGTAACATTTATCGTGTACAGGCTGTTGCAGATGTATTATGCAGGGGTCAGGAGAGAAGATCCGTTGGCGGAATATCGTAATATCATGAGAAGTATTGGTGACATATATGTCTTTATGCTGCTCTTTATCCCGCTTGCAATTTTATTTTTCTACTTGTTTACGAGACCTTATGTCACGTATTTCAAAGAGATTTCCGCAGGAATTAACCATTTAGCGAATGGAGACTTTCAGCATCGTGTGCAGATCTCCTCGAAGGACGAGTTAGGTACGATTGCGGAGGATGTGAATCTGGCAAGTGAGAAGCTGAGGGAAGCGGTGGAACGAGGGGATTTTGCTGAAAATAGTAAAGACCAGCTTGTTGTCAATCTGGCGCATGACCTGCGAACTCCGCTGACCTCTGTGCTTGGATATTTGGATCTGCTTATGAAGGATGATCAGCTGACCGAGGAGCAGGTCAAGCACTTTACGTCGATTGCATTCACGAAGTCACAGCGTCTGGAGAAACTGATTGATGATTTGTTTGAAATTACTCGCATGAATTATGGCATGTTGCCTATAAACAAGACACAGCTGGATCTTAGTGAGCTGCTGAAGCAGATGAACGAAGAACTCTATCCTGTATTTGAAAAGAACCAATTAGTCGCCCGATTAAAAATAGACACTGACCTTACGGTCTCTGGTGATGGCGAGTTGCTGGCACGTGTGTTCGAGAATCTGTTAATTAACGCTGCACGACACGGCAAGGATGGCATGTACGTGGATATTAACGGATATCGGGATGCAGAACAGATCATCATTCAGGTGATTAACTATGGGGGACATATTCGTCCGGAGGAATTGCCGCATATCTTTGATATGTATTACACCGGAGATCGTGCTAGGACCCCTCAGGAGGGTGGGACAGGCCTTGGCCTGTTTATCGCTCGCAATATAGTTGAGCAGCATGACGGTACGATTTCGGCCCAGAGCGATGTGGTACGGACGTTATTCGAAGTTCGTTTGCCCGTATTCCAATAA
- a CDS encoding response regulator transcription factor produces the protein MKRITILIADDEVEIADLVALHLQKEGYHIVKAFDGKAAVQAVQTQAIDLAILDIMMPGMDGYEVTRKIREQHHLPIIFLSAKTSDMDKITGLVMGADDYMTKPFNPMELVARVNSQLRRSLQFSQSAPVQRSILEKGGLIITPDQHRVTLYGKPVELTPKEFDILYLLASHPKQVFSAESIFEQVWGEAYYESGNTVMVHIRTLRKKLGEDVNKNKFIKTIWGVGYTFND, from the coding sequence ATGAAGCGAATTACGATTCTGATCGCAGACGATGAAGTTGAGATCGCTGATCTGGTTGCTTTACATTTACAAAAAGAAGGATATCACATCGTTAAGGCCTTTGACGGGAAGGCGGCGGTACAAGCTGTTCAGACCCAAGCGATAGATTTGGCGATTCTGGACATTATGATGCCTGGCATGGACGGGTATGAGGTGACCCGTAAAATTCGGGAGCAGCATCATTTACCGATCATTTTCCTGAGTGCCAAAACGTCAGATATGGACAAAATTACGGGACTCGTGATGGGTGCGGATGATTATATGACCAAACCGTTTAATCCGATGGAACTTGTTGCTCGGGTTAACTCTCAGTTACGTCGATCTCTGCAATTCAGCCAGTCTGCGCCTGTTCAGCGCTCTATTCTGGAGAAGGGCGGGCTCATCATCACGCCGGATCAACATCGCGTTACACTCTACGGCAAACCAGTGGAACTAACACCGAAGGAGTTCGACATTCTGTATCTACTCGCGAGTCACCCTAAGCAGGTGTTCAGTGCGGAAAGCATTTTTGAACAGGTGTGGGGAGAAGCCTATTACGAGAGTGGGAACACGGTGATGGTCCATATTCGCACCTTGCGCAAAAAGCTGGGAGAAGATGTGAACAAGAATAAGTTTATCAAAACCATCTGGGGTGTGGGGTACACGTTTAATGACTAA